The following proteins come from a genomic window of Lolium rigidum isolate FL_2022 chromosome 5, APGP_CSIRO_Lrig_0.1, whole genome shotgun sequence:
- the LOC124651753 gene encoding protein ZINC INDUCED FACILITATOR 1-like yields MGEAASPAPAKTYYDGCPGCAIERRKESSKGIPYRELSFVGITTFVSSLPITSLFPFLYFMIQDLHVAQREEDIGFYAGFLGASYMVGRAFASIFWGMVADRIGRKPVIALSLLSTIVFNTLFGLSVKYWMAITTRLLLGSLNGFLAPIKAYCIEVCRDEQQALGMSTVNTAWGLGLIIGPAIGGYLAQPAKQYPHIFNDKSTFGRFPYLLPCLCISTLAIFALISCIWLPETLHKHTNLEKVVEAAEPSTSQEHTESPKKSLLKNWPLMSSIITYSVFSLHDTAYSEIFSLWTVSDRKYGGLSFSSKDVGQVLTVAGACLLVYQLFVYRWLDKMLGTINSTRIASALSIPIIAAYPFLTHLSGIRLGVVLYMAAMFKSSLAITRVSGTSLLQNNAVPQGQRGAANGIATTFMSLFKSVAPAGAGIIFSWAQKRQHAAFFPGDQMVFLLLNLTEVLGLILTFKPFLAVPEHYK; encoded by the exons ATGGGCGAGGCGGCGTCTCCAGCACCGGCCAAGACGTACTACGACGGCTGCCCCGGGTGCGCCATAGAGCGGAGGAAGGAGAGCAGCAAGGGGATCCCGTACAGGGAGCTCTCCTTCGTCGGAATCACCACCTTCGTTTCAT CTTTGCCGATCACGTCGCTGTTCCCGTTTCTCTACTTCATG ATACAAGACTTGCATgttgctcaacgagaagaagataTTGGATTCTATGCTGGATTTCTTG GTGCATCATATATGGTTGGTAGAGCTTTCGCGTCAATCTTTTGGGGAATGGTGGCAGATCGCATTGGGCGAAAGCCTGTAATAGCATTGTCGTTACTTTCAAC AATTGTTTTCAATACTTTATTTGGGTTAAGTGTGAAATATTGGATGGCTATTACTACAAGGCTGCTGCTTGGATCTTTAAATGGATTTCTTGCACCAATAAAG GCTTACTGCATTGAAGTTTGTCGGGATGAACAACAAGCTTTGGGCATGTCAACC GTCAATACAGCATGGGGATTGGGCCTTATAATTGGCCCAGCAATTGGGGGCTACCTTGCCCAG CCAGCCAAACAATATCCACACATTTTCAACGACAAATCAACATTTGGGAG ATTCCCATATCTTCTTCCATGTCTCTGCATATCAACTTTGGCAATTTTTGCCCTGATAAGTTGTATATGGCTTCCT GAAACTCTACACAAGCACACCAACCTTGAAAAGGTAGTTGAAGCAGCTGAACCTTCTACATCTCAAGAACATACAGAGTCGCCTAAGAAGAGCTTATTAAAAAATTGGCCACTGATGTCATCAATTATTACATATTCTGTCTTCTCCCTCCACGACACTGCATACAGTGAG ATATTTTCTCTCTGGACTGTAAGTGATAGAAAATATGGTGGACTTAGCTTTTCATCTAAGGATGTCGGACAAGTTCTTACAGTGGCAG GTGCATGTCTTCTTGTATATCAATTATTTGTTTATCGTTGGCTCGATAAGATGCTTGGGACAATCAACTCAACCCGCATCGCATCT GCACTGTCTATACCAATTATTGCTGCTTATCCGTTTCTGACACACTTGTCAGGAATAAGACTTGGTGTTGTTCTATATATGGCAGCAATGTTTAAAAGCTCTCTTGCT ATAACTAGAGTCAGCGGCACCTCTCTTCTACAAAACAATGCTGTC CCACAAGGGCAAAGAGGTGCTGCAAATGGAATAGCCACAACATTCATGTCCTTATTCAAGTCTGTTGCTCCGGCTGGGGCCGGTATTAT ATTCTCGTGGGCACAGAAGCGCCAGCACGCAGCGTTCTTTCCAG GTGATCAGATGGTGTTTCTTCTGCTAAACTTGACAGAGGTACTCGGGCTCATATTGACCTTCAAGCCATTCCTGGCAGTTCCCGAACATTACAAGTAA
- the LOC124656366 gene encoding metacaspase-9-like, translated as MEGKLASKKKMLATLVGCNYAGTRNELRGCINDVETARDTLVARFGFAPADVAVLTDGRGAKVLPTGANIKRALADMVDRAAPGDVLFFHYSGHGTLVPPRRGHGHGEDVKEEEAIVPCDFNLVTDVDFRQLVDRVPPGASFTMVSDSCHSGGLIDQEKEQIGPSVDLSDSAGAPPLAAPTRTARFLPYGALLDHLSGVSGMPSSHHAADHLLALFGADASAKFHGGHGGTLSAAAPAPASRPDEGILLSGCQTDETSADVAAEDEEEGGGKACGAFSSAVQSVLAAHPAPLSNRELVARARAVLDENGFEQHPCLYCSDANAEAPFLSQDVTASPAMSPSAL; from the coding sequence ATGGAGGGGAAGCTGGCGAGCAAGAAGAAGATGCTGGCCACGCTGGTGGGCTGCAACTACGCCGGCACGCGCAACGAGCTCCGCGGCTGCATCAACGACGTCGAGACCGCGCGGGACACCTTGGTCGCCCGGTTCGGCTTCGCACCCGCCGACGTCGCCGTGCTCACCGACGGACGCGGCGCCAAGGTGCTCCCCACGGGTGCCAACATCAAGCGCGCGCTGGCGGACATGGtcgaccgcgccgcccccggcgACGTGCTCTTCTTCCACTACAGCGGACACGGCACCCTCGTCCCGCCGCGCCGTGGCCACGGCCACGGTGAGGatgtcaaggaggaggaggcgatcGTGCCGTGCGACTTCAACCTCGTCACGGACGTGGACTTCCGGCAGCTGGTGGACCGGGTGCCGCCGGGCGCGAGCTTCACCATGGTGTCGGACTCGTGCCACAGCGGCGGCCTCATCGACCAGGAGAAGGAGCAGATCGGACCCTCGGTcgacctctccgactccgccggcgcgccgccgctggcCGCGCCCACGCGCACCGCCCGGTTCCTTCCATACGGCGCGCTCCTCGACCACCTCTCTGGCGTCTCGGGCATGCCGTCGTCCCACCACGCCGCCGACCACCTCCTCGCGCTGTTCGGCGCCGACGCCAGCGCCAAGTTCCACGGAGGTCACGGCGGTACCCtgtccgccgccgcgccggcgccggcgtctcGCCCGGACGAGGGCATCCTGCTGAGCGGGTGCCAGACGGACGAGACCTCCGCGGACGTCGCggcggaggacgaggaggagggcggaggCAAGGCGTGCGGGGCGTTCAGCAGCGCGGTGCAGAGCGTGCTGGCGGCGCACCCGGCGCCGCTGAGCAACCGGGAGCTCGTGGCGAGGGCCAGGGCCGTGCTGGACGAGAACGGCTTCGAGCAGCACCCGTGCCTGTACTGCAGCGACGCCAACGCAGAGGCGCCGTTCCTTTCGCAGGACGTCACGGCAAGTCCGGCCATGTCACCGTCGGCGCTGTGA